A stretch of the Vigna radiata var. radiata cultivar VC1973A chromosome 7, Vradiata_ver6, whole genome shotgun sequence genome encodes the following:
- the LOC106766850 gene encoding NADP-dependent malic enzyme isoform X1: MISLNTANLMGHGCSKNLGISGWCGGDKRKISEKVVLRVNSKVREHNNIHNTGKEEEGEEKKVIGRKMESVLKPLRDGESVLDLSPRSTVSGGVEDVYGEDRATEDQLVTPWTISVASGWSLLRDPQYNKGLAFSEKERDAHYLRGLLPPTVLTQLLQEKKLMHNIRQYKVPLQKYVAMMELQERNERLFYKLLVDNVEELLPVVYTPTVGEACQKYGSIFRRPQGLYISLKEKGKVLEVLKNWPERTIQVIVVTDGERILGLGDLGCQGMGIPVGKLALYTALGGVRPSACLPVTIDVGTNNETLLKDEFYIGLRQKRATGQEYYDLLDEFMTAVKQNYGEKVLVQFEDFANHNAFELLAKYGTTHLVFNDDIQGTASVVLAGVVAALKLIGGTLPEHKFLFLGAGEAGTGIAELIALEMSKQTKAPIEESRKKIWLVDSKGLIVSSRKNSLQHFKKPWAHEHEPVNSLLEAVKVIKPTVLIGSSGVGKTFTKEVVEAMTSNNDKPLILALSNPTSQSECTAEEAYQWSEGRAIFASGSPFDPVEYKGKVYASGQANNAYIFPGFGLGLVISGAIRVHDDMLLAASEALAKQVSEENYRNGLIYPPFSNIRKISANIAANVAAKAYELGLATRLPRPQDLVKYAESCMYTPVYRNYR, from the exons ATGATTTCGTTGAACACTGCCAATTTAATG GGACACGGGTGCTCAAAAAACTTGGGAATTTCTGGCTGGTGTGGCGGTGATAAGAGGAAAATATCAGAGAAAGTTGTGTTGCGTGTGAACTCAAAGGTTCGTGAACATAATAATATCCATAACACTGgtaaagaagaagagggagaagagaagaaagtgaTTGGTAGGAAGATGGAGAGCGTACTGAAGCCACTGAGAGATGGAGAGTCAGTGTTGGACCTCAGCCCCAGATCCACCGTCAGCGGTGGCGTTGAGGATGTCTACGGCGAGGATCGCGCCACCGAGGACCAACTTGTCACCCCATGGACTATCTCAGTTGCCAG TGGTTGGTCTTTGCTAAGGGATCCACAGTACAACAAAGGGCTAGCTTTCAGTGAGAAAGAGAGGGATGCACACTATTTGCGTGGACTTCTACCTCCCACTGTCCTCACTCAGTTACTTCAG GAGAAGAAACTGATGCACAACATCAGGCAGTATAAAGTTCCCTTGCAAAAGTACGTGGCCATGATGGAACTTCAG GAGAGGAATGAAAGGCTGTTTTACAAACTACTCGTTGACAATGTTGAAGAATTGCTCCCAGTTGTGTATACTCCCACTGTTGGTGAGGCTTGCCAGAAATATGGGAGCATATTCAGGCGTCCTCAGGGTCTTTACATTAGTTTGAAAGAAAA GGGTAAAGTCCTTGAGGTTTTGAAAAACTGGCCTGAGAGGACTATTCAAGTTATTGTTGTAACTGATGGTGAGCGAATTTTGGGACTTGGAGATCTTGGATGTCAG GGGATGGGGATTCCTGTTGGTAAATTGGCTTTGTACACTGCACTAGGAGGAGTTCGTCCTTCAGCT TGTTTGCCTGTCACTATCGATGTGGGGACAAATAATGAGACATTATTGAAGGATGAATTTTACATTGGCCTCAGACAAAAAAGGGCAACTGGGCAG GAATATTACGACCTTCTGGATGAGTTCATGACTGCTGTGAAGCAAAATTACGGAGAAAAAGTTCTTGTACAG TTTGAAGACTTTGCAAATCACAATGCTTTTGAGTTGCTTGCTAAATATGGTACAACACATCTTGTTTTCAATGACGATATACAG GGGACTGCATCTGTTGTTCTAGCTGGTGTTGTAGCAGCCCTGAAGCTCATTGGTGGGACCTTACCTGAGCACAAATTCCTCTTTCTCGGTGCTGGAGAA GCTGGAACTGGTATAGCAGAGTTAATAGCTCTTGAGATGTCAAAGCAG ACTAAGGCACCCATAGAAGAGAGTCGCAAGAAGATATGGCTTGTAGACTCAAAG GGTTTGATTGTTAGTTCCCGGAAGAATTCACTTCAACACTTCAAGAAGCCCTGGGCTCATGAACATGAGCCAGTCAACAGTCTCCTAGAAGCCGTGAAG GTGATCAAGCCTACAGTTTTGATTGGATCCTCTGGTGTGGGAAAAACATTTACAAAGGAAGTGGTTGAGGCTATGACTTCAAACAATGAT AAACCTCTCATTTTGGCTCTCTCCAATCCTACCTCACAGTCTGAGTGTACTGCCGAAGAGGCTTACCAATGGAGTGAG GGTCGTGCAATTTTCGCTAGTGGTAGTCCATTTGATCCAGTTGAATACAAGGGCAAAGTTTATGCTTCTGGCCAG GCCAACAATGCTTACATTTTCCCAGGCTTTGGTTTGGGTTTAGTAATCTCAGGAGCTATTCGAGTACATGATGATATGCTTCTAGCAGCTT CTGAAGCCTTGGCAAAACAAGTGAGCGAGGAGAACTACAGAAATGGTTTGATTTACCCACCATTCTCTAATATCAGAAAAATCTCCGCAAATATAGCAGCAAATGTTGCTGCCAAGGCTTACGAACTAG GCTTGGCCACTCGTCTTCCACGACCTCAGGATCTTGTGAAGTATGCTGAGAGTTGCATGTATACACCTGTATACCGCAACTATAGGTGA
- the LOC106766850 gene encoding NADP-dependent malic enzyme isoform X3: protein MGHGCSKNLGISGWCGGDKRKISEKVVLRVNSKVREHNNIHNTGKEEEGEEKKVIGRKMESVLKPLRDGESVLDLSPRSTVSGGVEDVYGEDRATEDQLVTPWTISVASGWSLLRDPQYNKGLAFSEKERDAHYLRGLLPPTVLTQLLQEKKLMHNIRQYKVPLQKYVAMMELQERNERLFYKLLVDNVEELLPVVYTPTVGEACQKYGSIFRRPQGLYISLKEKGKVLEVLKNWPERTIQVIVVTDGERILGLGDLGCQGMGIPVGKLALYTALGGVRPSACLPVTIDVGTNNETLLKDEFYIGLRQKRATGQEYYDLLDEFMTAVKQNYGEKVLVQFEDFANHNAFELLAKYGTTHLVFNDDIQGTASVVLAGVVAALKLIGGTLPEHKFLFLGAGEAGTGIAELIALEMSKQTKAPIEESRKKIWLVDSKGLIVSSRKNSLQHFKKPWAHEHEPVNSLLEAVKVIKPTVLIGSSGVGKTFTKEVVEAMTSNNDKPLILALSNPTSQSECTAEEAYQWSEGRAIFASGSPFDPVEYKGKVYASGQANNAYIFPGFGLGLVISGAIRVHDDMLLAASEALAKQVSEENYRNGLIYPPFSNIRKISANIAANVAAKAYELGLATRLPRPQDLVKYAESCMYTPVYRNYR, encoded by the exons ATG GGACACGGGTGCTCAAAAAACTTGGGAATTTCTGGCTGGTGTGGCGGTGATAAGAGGAAAATATCAGAGAAAGTTGTGTTGCGTGTGAACTCAAAGGTTCGTGAACATAATAATATCCATAACACTGgtaaagaagaagagggagaagagaagaaagtgaTTGGTAGGAAGATGGAGAGCGTACTGAAGCCACTGAGAGATGGAGAGTCAGTGTTGGACCTCAGCCCCAGATCCACCGTCAGCGGTGGCGTTGAGGATGTCTACGGCGAGGATCGCGCCACCGAGGACCAACTTGTCACCCCATGGACTATCTCAGTTGCCAG TGGTTGGTCTTTGCTAAGGGATCCACAGTACAACAAAGGGCTAGCTTTCAGTGAGAAAGAGAGGGATGCACACTATTTGCGTGGACTTCTACCTCCCACTGTCCTCACTCAGTTACTTCAG GAGAAGAAACTGATGCACAACATCAGGCAGTATAAAGTTCCCTTGCAAAAGTACGTGGCCATGATGGAACTTCAG GAGAGGAATGAAAGGCTGTTTTACAAACTACTCGTTGACAATGTTGAAGAATTGCTCCCAGTTGTGTATACTCCCACTGTTGGTGAGGCTTGCCAGAAATATGGGAGCATATTCAGGCGTCCTCAGGGTCTTTACATTAGTTTGAAAGAAAA GGGTAAAGTCCTTGAGGTTTTGAAAAACTGGCCTGAGAGGACTATTCAAGTTATTGTTGTAACTGATGGTGAGCGAATTTTGGGACTTGGAGATCTTGGATGTCAG GGGATGGGGATTCCTGTTGGTAAATTGGCTTTGTACACTGCACTAGGAGGAGTTCGTCCTTCAGCT TGTTTGCCTGTCACTATCGATGTGGGGACAAATAATGAGACATTATTGAAGGATGAATTTTACATTGGCCTCAGACAAAAAAGGGCAACTGGGCAG GAATATTACGACCTTCTGGATGAGTTCATGACTGCTGTGAAGCAAAATTACGGAGAAAAAGTTCTTGTACAG TTTGAAGACTTTGCAAATCACAATGCTTTTGAGTTGCTTGCTAAATATGGTACAACACATCTTGTTTTCAATGACGATATACAG GGGACTGCATCTGTTGTTCTAGCTGGTGTTGTAGCAGCCCTGAAGCTCATTGGTGGGACCTTACCTGAGCACAAATTCCTCTTTCTCGGTGCTGGAGAA GCTGGAACTGGTATAGCAGAGTTAATAGCTCTTGAGATGTCAAAGCAG ACTAAGGCACCCATAGAAGAGAGTCGCAAGAAGATATGGCTTGTAGACTCAAAG GGTTTGATTGTTAGTTCCCGGAAGAATTCACTTCAACACTTCAAGAAGCCCTGGGCTCATGAACATGAGCCAGTCAACAGTCTCCTAGAAGCCGTGAAG GTGATCAAGCCTACAGTTTTGATTGGATCCTCTGGTGTGGGAAAAACATTTACAAAGGAAGTGGTTGAGGCTATGACTTCAAACAATGAT AAACCTCTCATTTTGGCTCTCTCCAATCCTACCTCACAGTCTGAGTGTACTGCCGAAGAGGCTTACCAATGGAGTGAG GGTCGTGCAATTTTCGCTAGTGGTAGTCCATTTGATCCAGTTGAATACAAGGGCAAAGTTTATGCTTCTGGCCAG GCCAACAATGCTTACATTTTCCCAGGCTTTGGTTTGGGTTTAGTAATCTCAGGAGCTATTCGAGTACATGATGATATGCTTCTAGCAGCTT CTGAAGCCTTGGCAAAACAAGTGAGCGAGGAGAACTACAGAAATGGTTTGATTTACCCACCATTCTCTAATATCAGAAAAATCTCCGCAAATATAGCAGCAAATGTTGCTGCCAAGGCTTACGAACTAG GCTTGGCCACTCGTCTTCCACGACCTCAGGATCTTGTGAAGTATGCTGAGAGTTGCATGTATACACCTGTATACCGCAACTATAGGTGA
- the LOC106766628 gene encoding agamous-like MADS-box protein AGL29, producing MGRRKIEIAEVKDPNNKQVTFSKRRSGLFKKAFELSVLCGVELAIVMFSPGKRPHSFGHPSVNIVADKFLWKKPTSNVVRANYVRENDAPNEVDVMDRLSQQLSGVEVHINEEHEKATELDKREKEQEASQAQNKELLNSPVLQRMVEDYVDAIEVSECMLLLAKEPVVGISNRTITKRRRRRN from the coding sequence atGGGTCGTCGTAAGATTGAAATTGCAGAGGTGAAGGATCCCAACAACAAGCAGGTTACATTCTCCAAGCGCCGCTCAGGTTTGTTCAAAAAGGCATTCGAATTGTCTGTACTGTGCGGTGTAGAACTTGCTATTGTTATGTTCTCTCCTGGGAAAAGGCCTCACTCTTTTGGCCATCCAAGTGTTAATATTGTTGCAGACAAATTTCTTTGGAAGAAGCCAACGTCAAATGTTGTCAGAGCAAATTATGTACGAGAAAATGACGCACCTAATGAAGTTGATGTCATGGATAGGTTAAGTCAACAGTTATCTGGGGTTGAAGTTCACATAAACGAGGAACACGAGAAGGCTACGGAACTTgacaagagagagaaagaacaagAAGCTTCACAAGCCCAAAACAAAGAATTGCTAAATTCACCAGTGCTCCAGCGTATGGTGGAAGATTATGTTGATGCGATCGAGGTCTCAGAGTGTATGTTGCTTCTGGCAAAAGAACCTGTAGTTGGAATATCAAATCGAACAATTaccaagagaagaagaagaaggaattgA
- the LOC106767165 gene encoding uncharacterized protein LOC106767165 yields the protein MEIEGSTQVVAKKVWNIIRVMFFMLRKGIAKSKIMAEFHLMLKRGKKALVNNLMLNHHYIMASFTCRSNHNHATFISPRDYEFSCSNSPAIPFHAVKRTHKNHRFSKPSQQYHDVSTLSAVQKVLEILNNDANNSPFPAFGKSPVGKQLRVTDSPFPLKDDGDSQVDVAAEEFIKKFYKDLNLQKKMAYLESPYHTSWSR from the coding sequence atggaaattgaGGGAAGCACGCAGGTGGTGGCGAAGAAGGTATGGAACATCATACGTGTGATGTTCTTCATGTTGAGGAAGGGCATAGCGAAGAGCAAAATAATGGCGGAGTTCCATCTCATGCTGAAGCGTGGGAAGAAAGCCTTGGTGAACAACCTCATGCTCAACCACCACTACATCATGGCCTCTTTCACCTGTCGCTCCAACCACAACCACGCCACCTTCATCTCCCCACGCGACTACGAGTTCAGCTGCAGCAACAGCCCCGCCATCCCCTTCCACGCCGTCAAACGCACCCACAAAAACCACCGCTTCTCCAAACCCTCCCAACAATACCACGACGTTTCCACCCTCTCCGCCGTTCAGAAGGTTCTCGAAATTCTCAACAACGACGCCAACAACTCACCCTTCCCCGCCTTCGGAAAAAGCCCCGTTGGCAAACAACTCAGAGTCACCGACTCACCCTTCCCTCTCAAAGACGACGGGGATAGCCAAGTCGACGTCGCAGCCGAAGAATTCATTAAGAAGTTCTACAAAGATCTCAACTTGCAGAAAAAAATGGCATATCTTGAGTCCCCATATCATACTTCCTGGAGCAGATGA
- the LOC106766850 gene encoding NADP-dependent malic enzyme isoform X2 — MVFRGHGCSKNLGISGWCGGDKRKISEKVVLRVNSKVREHNNIHNTGKEEEGEEKKVIGRKMESVLKPLRDGESVLDLSPRSTVSGGVEDVYGEDRATEDQLVTPWTISVASGWSLLRDPQYNKGLAFSEKERDAHYLRGLLPPTVLTQLLQEKKLMHNIRQYKVPLQKYVAMMELQERNERLFYKLLVDNVEELLPVVYTPTVGEACQKYGSIFRRPQGLYISLKEKGKVLEVLKNWPERTIQVIVVTDGERILGLGDLGCQGMGIPVGKLALYTALGGVRPSACLPVTIDVGTNNETLLKDEFYIGLRQKRATGQEYYDLLDEFMTAVKQNYGEKVLVQFEDFANHNAFELLAKYGTTHLVFNDDIQGTASVVLAGVVAALKLIGGTLPEHKFLFLGAGEAGTGIAELIALEMSKQTKAPIEESRKKIWLVDSKGLIVSSRKNSLQHFKKPWAHEHEPVNSLLEAVKVIKPTVLIGSSGVGKTFTKEVVEAMTSNNDKPLILALSNPTSQSECTAEEAYQWSEGRAIFASGSPFDPVEYKGKVYASGQANNAYIFPGFGLGLVISGAIRVHDDMLLAASEALAKQVSEENYRNGLIYPPFSNIRKISANIAANVAAKAYELGLATRLPRPQDLVKYAESCMYTPVYRNYR; from the exons ATGGTTTTTCGA GGACACGGGTGCTCAAAAAACTTGGGAATTTCTGGCTGGTGTGGCGGTGATAAGAGGAAAATATCAGAGAAAGTTGTGTTGCGTGTGAACTCAAAGGTTCGTGAACATAATAATATCCATAACACTGgtaaagaagaagagggagaagagaagaaagtgaTTGGTAGGAAGATGGAGAGCGTACTGAAGCCACTGAGAGATGGAGAGTCAGTGTTGGACCTCAGCCCCAGATCCACCGTCAGCGGTGGCGTTGAGGATGTCTACGGCGAGGATCGCGCCACCGAGGACCAACTTGTCACCCCATGGACTATCTCAGTTGCCAG TGGTTGGTCTTTGCTAAGGGATCCACAGTACAACAAAGGGCTAGCTTTCAGTGAGAAAGAGAGGGATGCACACTATTTGCGTGGACTTCTACCTCCCACTGTCCTCACTCAGTTACTTCAG GAGAAGAAACTGATGCACAACATCAGGCAGTATAAAGTTCCCTTGCAAAAGTACGTGGCCATGATGGAACTTCAG GAGAGGAATGAAAGGCTGTTTTACAAACTACTCGTTGACAATGTTGAAGAATTGCTCCCAGTTGTGTATACTCCCACTGTTGGTGAGGCTTGCCAGAAATATGGGAGCATATTCAGGCGTCCTCAGGGTCTTTACATTAGTTTGAAAGAAAA GGGTAAAGTCCTTGAGGTTTTGAAAAACTGGCCTGAGAGGACTATTCAAGTTATTGTTGTAACTGATGGTGAGCGAATTTTGGGACTTGGAGATCTTGGATGTCAG GGGATGGGGATTCCTGTTGGTAAATTGGCTTTGTACACTGCACTAGGAGGAGTTCGTCCTTCAGCT TGTTTGCCTGTCACTATCGATGTGGGGACAAATAATGAGACATTATTGAAGGATGAATTTTACATTGGCCTCAGACAAAAAAGGGCAACTGGGCAG GAATATTACGACCTTCTGGATGAGTTCATGACTGCTGTGAAGCAAAATTACGGAGAAAAAGTTCTTGTACAG TTTGAAGACTTTGCAAATCACAATGCTTTTGAGTTGCTTGCTAAATATGGTACAACACATCTTGTTTTCAATGACGATATACAG GGGACTGCATCTGTTGTTCTAGCTGGTGTTGTAGCAGCCCTGAAGCTCATTGGTGGGACCTTACCTGAGCACAAATTCCTCTTTCTCGGTGCTGGAGAA GCTGGAACTGGTATAGCAGAGTTAATAGCTCTTGAGATGTCAAAGCAG ACTAAGGCACCCATAGAAGAGAGTCGCAAGAAGATATGGCTTGTAGACTCAAAG GGTTTGATTGTTAGTTCCCGGAAGAATTCACTTCAACACTTCAAGAAGCCCTGGGCTCATGAACATGAGCCAGTCAACAGTCTCCTAGAAGCCGTGAAG GTGATCAAGCCTACAGTTTTGATTGGATCCTCTGGTGTGGGAAAAACATTTACAAAGGAAGTGGTTGAGGCTATGACTTCAAACAATGAT AAACCTCTCATTTTGGCTCTCTCCAATCCTACCTCACAGTCTGAGTGTACTGCCGAAGAGGCTTACCAATGGAGTGAG GGTCGTGCAATTTTCGCTAGTGGTAGTCCATTTGATCCAGTTGAATACAAGGGCAAAGTTTATGCTTCTGGCCAG GCCAACAATGCTTACATTTTCCCAGGCTTTGGTTTGGGTTTAGTAATCTCAGGAGCTATTCGAGTACATGATGATATGCTTCTAGCAGCTT CTGAAGCCTTGGCAAAACAAGTGAGCGAGGAGAACTACAGAAATGGTTTGATTTACCCACCATTCTCTAATATCAGAAAAATCTCCGCAAATATAGCAGCAAATGTTGCTGCCAAGGCTTACGAACTAG GCTTGGCCACTCGTCTTCCACGACCTCAGGATCTTGTGAAGTATGCTGAGAGTTGCATGTATACACCTGTATACCGCAACTATAGGTGA
- the LOC106766630 gene encoding agamous-like MADS-box protein AGL29 has protein sequence MGRRKIEITEVKDPNTKQVTFSKRRTGLFKKANELSILCGAEVAIVVFSPGNKPYSFGHPSVDVVADKFLQQESASDVVVKPNVVEGNSSANDDNIDALNQQLSGVQTLISEEHKKAVELDWRKKQQDVTKLTYSKQLQRSYLRVQRKVEDYLDAIEVSEYMLLLAKEPVIGITAKRRKN, from the coding sequence ATGGGTCGTCGAAAGATTGAGATCACGGAAGTGAAGGACCCCAACACCAAGCAAGTGACATTTTCGAAGCGTCGAACAGGTTTGTTCAAAAAAGCAAACGAATTATCAATTTTGTGTGGAGCTGAAGTTGCTATTGTTGTGTTTTCTCCTGGGAACAAGCCTTACTCTTTTGGGCACCCAAGTGTTGATGTTGTTGCAGACAAGTTTCTGCAACAAGAAAGTGCATCAGATGTTGTTGTCAAACCTAATGTTGTCGAAGGAAATAGTTCAGCTAATGATGACAACATAGATGCGCTGAATCAACAGTTGTCTGGTGTTCAAACTCTCATAAGCGAGGAACATAAGAAGGCTGTTGAACTTGACTGGAGAAAGAAGCAACAAGATGTGACTAAACTTACCTACAGCAAACAATTGCAACGTTCATACCTAAGGGTTCAGCGTAAGGTGGAGGACTATCTTGATGCCATTGAAGTGTCAGAGTACATGCTGCTTCTTGCAAAAGAACCTGTAATT